Proteins from a genomic interval of Deinococcus multiflagellatus:
- a CDS encoding PadR family transcriptional regulator, with translation MPRGIQINKNALKVMKVLYDDLDGEHYGVSLGQASGLGNGTLYPILDKLEDLGFLTGDWEKEPAGRRPRFLYRLTAEGIQAFQAERAALFGTPEVHHV, from the coding sequence ATGCCCAGAGGAATCCAGATCAACAAGAATGCCCTCAAGGTCATGAAAGTGCTGTACGACGACCTGGACGGGGAGCACTATGGGGTCAGCCTGGGCCAGGCGAGCGGTCTGGGCAACGGCACCCTGTACCCGATTCTCGACAAGCTCGAAGACCTGGGGTTCCTGACCGGCGACTGGGAGAAAGAGCCTGCTGGCCGCCGACCCCGGTTTCTCTACCGCTTGACAGCCGAAGGGATTCAGGCCTTCCAGGCCGAACGCGCCGCCCTGTTCGGCACGCCGGAGGTGCACCATGTTTAA
- a CDS encoding AAA family ATPase: MTINLSAAFNKNEDFFLGLIRRQQVPTHLVSPRGPSGSQRYYGPGIGYAAAMLLTGQVQVEQSGRTLRIRFPSSGKAGGLKTVASTDMGAGRLWSGDSLDSASAPWVLALTEAVVLGQHPETLAALRTLAGLTGAPVAIAALKPLPSADVSVREALLRLSDHAYYELKAKLDASEITKGAVNLSGLQPVPPSALMKQLLGTRETPTAAASSPLARLRRLTRRGGAALLVGPPGTFKTETVKRLVLETGAAVVKMRGAPGIEDRDFIGAITPGVNGPEWVDGPLARAFVLAKSRPTVLQIDEILRYHAEHLQVLVGAMDELSYEDARAVLAPALDQLADAERPAFLQATLPDPGARYYMLDLPTGEAIFCPKPHLVWALTTNMGEDHLQTAQTLDSALLSRIDLVIDYDRPDVETVMPIYEAVAGDARLAQLGYELEDLTYAIAADAEGLLVRPMDARKTIALLKEARACVEDGLSLRDAVLEAAFVTAVPHCCPRDARGLIEEASRAGLLKRIAEEVLPAA; the protein is encoded by the coding sequence ATGACCATCAACTTGAGCGCCGCTTTCAACAAGAACGAGGATTTTTTCCTGGGCCTGATTCGCCGCCAGCAGGTGCCCACGCACCTGGTCAGCCCCCGTGGCCCTTCGGGGAGCCAGCGGTACTACGGGCCCGGCATTGGGTATGCCGCCGCCATGCTCCTGACCGGTCAGGTGCAGGTGGAGCAGAGCGGCCGCACCCTGCGGATCCGCTTTCCCTCCAGTGGGAAGGCGGGTGGCCTGAAAACCGTGGCCAGCACGGATATGGGCGCGGGCCGCCTGTGGAGCGGCGACAGCCTCGACAGCGCCTCGGCCCCCTGGGTCCTGGCCCTGACCGAGGCCGTGGTGCTGGGGCAGCACCCGGAGACCCTGGCGGCCCTGCGCACCCTGGCGGGCCTGACGGGCGCCCCTGTGGCCATTGCCGCCCTCAAGCCCCTCCCGTCCGCGGACGTCAGCGTGCGCGAAGCCCTGCTGCGACTGTCGGATCATGCGTACTACGAACTCAAAGCGAAGCTGGACGCCAGTGAGATCACGAAAGGTGCCGTCAACCTCTCTGGGTTGCAGCCCGTACCGCCCTCAGCCTTGATGAAGCAGCTGCTCGGCACGCGGGAGACACCCACGGCCGCTGCGAGCAGCCCCCTGGCCCGGCTGCGCCGCCTGACCCGCCGGGGCGGCGCGGCGCTGCTGGTGGGCCCGCCCGGCACCTTCAAGACCGAGACCGTGAAGCGTCTGGTCCTGGAAACCGGCGCGGCCGTCGTGAAGATGCGCGGCGCCCCCGGTATCGAGGACCGCGACTTTATCGGCGCCATCACCCCCGGGGTGAATGGCCCCGAGTGGGTGGACGGACCCCTGGCCCGCGCCTTCGTGCTGGCCAAGTCGCGCCCCACTGTGCTGCAGATCGACGAGATCCTGCGCTATCACGCCGAGCACCTGCAGGTATTGGTGGGGGCGATGGACGAGCTGAGTTACGAGGACGCCCGCGCGGTCCTGGCGCCCGCGCTCGACCAGCTCGCCGACGCAGAGCGCCCGGCCTTCCTGCAGGCCACCCTGCCGGACCCGGGCGCACGCTACTACATGCTGGACCTGCCGACCGGCGAGGCGATCTTCTGCCCCAAGCCGCACCTCGTCTGGGCGCTGACCACCAACATGGGCGAAGACCACCTCCAGACCGCCCAGACCCTGGATTCAGCGCTGCTGTCCCGCATCGATCTGGTGATCGATTACGACCGCCCCGACGTGGAGACGGTGATGCCGATCTACGAGGCGGTGGCGGGTGACGCGCGGCTGGCGCAGCTGGGCTATGAACTCGAAGACCTCACCTACGCCATTGCGGCGGACGCGGAGGGGCTGCTGGTGCGCCCGATGGACGCCCGCAAGACGATTGCGCTCCTCAAGGAAGCCCGCGCCTGTGTCGAGGACGGCCTGAGCCTGAGAGACGCGGTGCTGGAAGCGGCGTTCGTCACGGCGGTGCCGCACTGCTGCCCCCGGGACGCGCGCGGCCTGATCGAAGAGGCCAGTCGGGCGGGCCTGCTCAAGCGCATCGCCGAAGAAGTGCTGCCCGCGGCGTGA